One Mercurialis annua linkage group LG3, ddMerAnnu1.2, whole genome shotgun sequence DNA window includes the following coding sequences:
- the LOC126673942 gene encoding serine/threonine-protein kinase STY13-like: MKEKSDGFVRADQIDLKSLDEQLERHLNKVRTMDKNKKSDLLHSNSNLSPTPLYATDDFAISAAATTATPAFSKISTFKKKERQEWEIDPCKLIIKTVIARGTFGTVHRGIYDGLDVAVKLLDWGEEGHRTDAEIASLRSAFTQEVAVWHKLNHPNVTKFIGATMGSSELQIQTETGHIGMPSNICCVVVEYLPGGALKSYLIKNRRRKLAFKVVVELALDLARGLSYLHSEKIVHRDVKTENMLLDKTRTVKIADFGVARVEASNPNDMTGETGTLGYMAPEVLNGNPYNRKCDVYSFGICLWEIYCCDMPYPDLSFSEVTSAVVRQNLRPEIPRCCPSSLANVMKRCWDANPDKRPEMDEAVSMLEAIDVSKGGGMIPPDQQGGCLCFRRTRGP; encoded by the exons ATGAAGGAAAAAAGTGATGGGTTCGTGAGAGCGGATCAGATTGATCTCAAAAGCTTGGACGAGCAATTAGAGAGACATCTCAACAAAGTCCGAACTatggataagaataaaaaatctGATCTTCTTCATAGTAACAGTAATCTCTCACCAACCCCACTTTATGCCACCGATGACTTCGCCATCTCCGCCGCCGCCACCACCGCCACCCCGGCCTTCAGCAAGATCAGCACCTTCAAGAAAAAAGAGAGACAGGAGTGGGAGATCGACCCTTGTAAGCTGATTATCAAGACTGTCATTGCTCGTGGTACTTTTGGTACTGTTCATCGTGGCATCTATGACGGTCTGGATGTTGCTG TTAAGCTGCTCGACTGGGGCGAAGAGGGCCATAGGACGGACGCTGAAATTGCCTCTTTAAGGTCTGCTTTCACTCAAGAAGTTGCTGTTTGGCATAAACTTAATCATCCTAATGTTACTAAG TTTATAGGGGCGACGATGGGCTCATCAGAGCTGCAAATACAAACTGAAACTGGTCATATTGGCATGCCAAGTAATATATGCTGTGTTGTTGTGGAATATCTTCCTGGAGGTGCCCTAAAGTCTTACCTAATAAAAAACAGAAGAAGGAAACTGGCTTTCAAAGTTGTCGTTGAGTTGGCACTTGACCTTGCCAGAGG GTTGAGTTACCTTCACTCGGAGAAGATTGTTCACAGAGATGTAAAGACAGAAAACATGTTATTGGACAAAACACGCACAGTAAAAATTGCTGATTTTGGAGTTGCTCGAGTTGAGGCTTCAAATCCTAATGATATGACTGGGGAGACAGGAACCCTTGGTTATATGGCTCCTGAG GTTTTGAATGGCAATCCTTATAATAGGAAATGTGATGTGTACAGTTTTGGAATCTGTTTGTGGGAGATTTATTGCTGTGACATGCCATATCCCGACCTTAGTTTCTCAGAAGTGACTTCTGCTGTGGTTCGTCAG AATTTGAGACCAGAGATACCGAGGTGTTGTCCGAGCTCTTTAGCAAATGTAATGAAGCGGTGCTGGGATGCAAACCCTGACAAGCGCCCTGAAATGGATGAGGCGGTCTCCATGTTGGAGGCTATTGACGTGTCAAAAGGCGGTGGCATGATTCCTCCTGATCAACAGGGTGGTTGTCTCTGCTTTCGCAGGACTCGAGGTCCgtaa